Genomic DNA from Telopea speciosissima isolate NSW1024214 ecotype Mountain lineage chromosome 2, Tspe_v1, whole genome shotgun sequence:
TCTGAATATTAATGTGAAATAGCAGCAAACAAATGTGTTTCATGTTCTCCATGTTACTATCATCTTGTGGCAAGTTTCAAGTCTGGCAGATCTCTGCAACATGGCAAAAGTTTGCAAAACCATGAGTTTTACAATGTTGCATGAAGAAGATTGGGAAAGAAAAGCCTACAGTTTTCTTGGAAAAAGGAGAAGTCTGAAGACGGGGGAGCCTAttgggaaaggagaagaggtaACATCTTCACTCTTCATAGGTgctgcaatttttttcttttctattttacccCTGTTGGCACAATAGTCCCCACGTGATTCTTTTTAAATTGAATTTCCAAAACTCACCCCTCCACTCAAACCAATATAACACACTTTCGAGGGCAACAAAAGTAATAGTAAATGAAACTCATTCACTTTTAATCGTTCTGCGGAAGAAGACCCATATTATAATTACATGAACATTTCTTGAATCAAAGTTCTGTCAATTGAAATTCCAACTCCTTTTAGAAAAAACACAGCCTTTAACAAAGAGCAAGATTATGATAATTTGGAGTACAATACACTTCCTTCAGTACAGTTCTATCGGGATCCTCAGGTCATCTCGAGCAAGCTGAACAGGGATTCCTTCCCTACATGcagaaagagaataaaattcACTTCTCAGCATTGATAGGCAGCTTAGATCAATAATAGGAAATAAGCCTCATATTTGGGTTCAGCTTCTCCAACCCAAGCATGAGCTGGCTACGTATATATATCCAGCTTCATTTGGACTTCTGACCAATTGGCCAGGCCAAGTTAAGCTCAGTCACCTATGATGTGTTCTAAGGATGATACAAGTCCAACTCAGGTTGAACCAAGAAGGGAACTGTGCCAGATCAACTTGATAGAATTCCATATCCAATGAAGCAAAGCAACTTTAAATAACACTTCCATGTATTAACAAACTATAACCACCCAAGTTCCCCTCCTATTATTTGTTGCTAGCCACATGAATCCAATTCCACCTTTGAAGCCTACTTAAGGCCATATCCTCTGTTAAAGTAAACTCAGCCATTCTATATGACTCGAAGTAAAACACAAACAAAGGGTTTCCAGGTGAGCAACCCTAGAGAGAGATCTCTAGGTGGGTGACTACTAGAAAACTATTTACCGGCTGATTTGTCCAGTTCAATTTTTAATAGACAGAACATCCACTGAATATTATACATCTCAAATTTAATGGCCAATCTCAACAATATGGCTCACCACACAGTGGATTTCTCCCTTGTATTTTAAGCTGTTAACCCAGAGGAGAGCTGTGTTGAATAGATAGGCACAACGTGGATTTTTCATGTCAAATCTGAAGCCAAACTCAAATCATATGCTCCAGACATCCAAACCTTAACCAAAATTGACCTACTGATTGTGCCACATGGTGTAATAATTTTGTGCTAGAACTTGCTACAGAGTTGAGGATGAAGTGGGCAATTGTCCACAAACTCAGCACTAACTAAGCTCTCATATGGAAGACAAAAGTAACCAAAAGCATTCCATCTTAGGGTGCTCATCCAGAGAACTAAGTAACATTGTAGACGTTTattcaaatataaaaaagatTCTTTTAAGACAAAATCTTTAATCCTAGtctcaaaattttcttctgtaCCTCTATCAGGTTCAACTCTCGGCATGCAATGGCTGTTGGCAGAAATggctttttttttccatttcaatttattttcttcttattttctgtTATAGGGACCTGACCGATCTGAACAAAATTGAGTCAACCAAGTCATACAGTTTTTTAACTGGATTGTATTTAGAAGAACCAACTGAAGGGCCCAGGTAGCCTTTCCCAGTTTGACCATCTGCTTATAGTAACTTCATTCAAAAGTCAATCAAAGAGGTTGTGATCATTTAGTTGAAGGAGCTTTAATTTCCGTACCTTCTAGACCATTCCATAAGGACTTCATTATCTTTATGGTGATCAAATTCATGGGTCATTCCAATTAATAGAGCCCGCTTTGGGCATATCCTCTTTACAGCATCAAGAGTCTGCAAAGAAAACTTATTACTCTTAAAGTTGCGAAGTGAGCAGCAAAACTTTATAGAACACCTTccaaacaagaacaagaaaactttctaaaaagtctaGGTTTTCAAACAAAGTTTGGAGTATCCAACCTGAGGCAAGCAAAAGTGAACGCTGGGTGATACTTTCTGCACAAGTTACacatgaaaaggaaaattagCATGAGAACATAATTAAGGGGCAGAACACAAGAAAAGAGTTTATCAAGCAAGCTGAAAATGATACTTATTTCATATGAGAGGATCTCAAGTGACTTCAGTCAGAAAGGGATTGGTAATGAAAAGAATCAAGATTGTGATACTGGATATATATGGGAATTAAAAGTGCTACATCTTTGCGAAATTTTTTGTCCAAATGACTGAAATTTTCGTGTTGTTTGATTTCTACCAATCGGAGGTCTATAAAGGGATCCTAAGATTGGAATTTTCCAATCAGAGGTCTACAAGAGGGATCCCCTATAGCTGGACTTCTACCAGTCGGAGGTCTATAAGGGGATCCTACAGTTGGATTTCTCCAATTGGAGGTCTACGAAATGGATCCTACAGTTGGACTTCTACCAATTGGAGGTTTATGAAAGGGGATCCAACGGTCGGATTTCTCCTCTCGGAGGTCTACAAAATGGATCCTACGGTTGGACTTTTACCAATTGGAGGTCTATGAAATGGATTCTACAGTTGAATTCTACCAATCGAATGTCTATATAAGGGAATGTTACGGTTGGACTTCTACCAATCGGAGGTCTGTGAAATGGGTCCTACAGTCGATTTCTACCAATCAAAGGTCTATAAAGAGATCCTACAGTTGAATTTTCTACCAATCGAAGGTCCATAGAAGGGAATGTTACGGTTGGACTTCTACCAATCAGAGGTATACGAAATGGATCCCGTGGTCGGTCACTATATGTTGTTGATTGGATGCTGTTATGGTCTGTCACTGTATGTTATTGATTGGATGTCATTAGGGTCGGTCAATATATGTTGTTAATTGGATACCATTGTGGTAGGTCACTATTTGCTTTTTTGATTGGATACCATTATGGTCGGTCATTATCAAGTTTTTAATTGGATGCCACCTATAGGGCTGTTGTTATGGACTTCGAGACTTTCTTCAAGCATAGTATGACAAGGGTGTCATTTGTGATAGAATCGGAGGAACCGTTCCATCAGTCCTAGGGGCAACATCAATCTTCAAGTGGTTTTGACCTTCCCCAAAACTCTATGTAGTATTGACATACGCCTaaggttgtaacttgtaacattgaATGACAAACAATTGCCAAATTCTAAATTGTACATATGAAGTGTCTATCATGACACTTTTTAACAGTAGTGTGATGTTAAATGGTTTCACACTTAGGCTACGGTATACACTAACAATCTAGGGTCCGAAGCCAAACTACCActttaggggttttttttcttctctttttttcaatcTAATGAAATTCAAACATGTGTAATGTTGCTTaagttgaaactcaaaggtagatcgaatctggtaagagaagagtatacagcaagaagaagaagaagaaggagagaagagatgagaagaagagaagagaatgggagaatcgattgtgtgtgttgagagtgattctcaacacacatattagcttcattcattaagtcttccaaattacacaagcctccctagggaggtaaggagaaatagggacgcccccccccccccccccccccccccccccccccccccccccccccccccccccccccccccccccccccccccccccccccccccccccccccccccccccccacctcctaCACAACAaaaccccccaaccccccccccccccccccccccccccccccccccccccccccccccccccccccccccccccccccccccccccccccccccccccccccccccccccccccccccccccccccccccccccccccccccccccccccccccccccccccccccccaaccccccctacccccccccccccccccccccccccaccccccccccccccccccccccccccccccccccccccccccaccccccccccccccccccccccccccccccccaaaaaaaatccccacaacaccaccccccccccccccccccccccccccccccccccccccccccccccccccccccccccccccccccccccccccccccccccccccccccccccccccccccccccccccccccccccccccccccccccccccccccccccccccccccccccccccccccccccccccccccccccccccccccccccccccccccccccccccccccccccccccccccccccccggccccccccccccccctcaaagaagaagaagaaggagagaagagatgagaagaagagaagagaatgggagaatcgattgtgtgtgttgagagtgattctcaacacacatattagcttcattcattaagtcttccaaattacacaagcctccctagggaggtaaggagaaataagacaataaagtaaaaatacaacttagtcatgtcttataactagacaatgacagaactacccctatacaagatattctaacaactctaacagcTTAAATAGGCAATCCTTGAAGTTTCAGGACAAAATTCCACTTTTTGGGCACCGAATTTCTATTTTTCACCAAATGGACCAAAATTCTGTGGGATTTCGACCATAGATAATCTTTTACTGAagtgattttcttattgacaccccacggtgtcaaataatttgtaaccttattttttttccccttttagttTAACACACTTTTTCCTTTTAGTGAGGTTAAAATTTGTCATCTAACATGTGTACTCAAAAAATGTGCTAGACAATGACAACTATCGAAAAAGACATAATGGTAAGTCACTTTCtaataattttgaaaacccaCTTGTACCCCTGACTTAAGGAACTTCTGGGAATAAGAGAAGAGGCAATCAGAAAAAAAGTTacatgttctaaatacacctatagaggtgttaTTTAGACAACGCCTTTACTGAATGACCCCAAATTTGATCTGTGATACCAGAATACTCTTTCTTTCTGAGGTACCAACACCACATAGGCAGGTATGTCTCTGGCATTGTTGTTTCAGTTAGACGGCCACCACCTGGACTGATAATTTCAAAAACCATAGCAACATTTCATccatctttcaaaagaaatattCCAACCACATTAATCAACTATTCGTATTAGATATATAGTGGATTAGGAGTTTCTTCTCAAAGTGACTGCAGATATATTTTGGGTTAGATATAGTTATATTGTAGTTCCCGGTGTCTGTGACAATGGACAGGAATCCTGTGTCAAGAAATGTAAAGAAAGAAAGTATACTTTTACACGTTTCAAAGACAAATTACCTAAAAAAGTAACAGGACCAGTAGCTGCTCTAAACCACATTATAACAAAAAACTGACCTTGGATAGAGTATTAGTATCCAGGATAAGAAGATCCAGCTGTCCAGCTCCAAACTTTGAAATAGCTGCAGAACCAAAAAATGTCATAAGAAATTTACGATTTAAGAACCAGGGAAACATCACATCAAGCCCTATATGCCTACATAACATGCATAAACAGACATAAATTAGTCACCGATACTGCTAAAATGTAACCGAGTCACTGACACGATAACTTTAGGAAACCCAAAACACACACTTCCTTACAACTAATTTTTCATGTTAAAAGTATGTTTCTGAAATAATTCACAGCTTATATAACTGTTAAGAAAGTAGGAgtattttttcttaataaagGAGGTATACTTTTCTTTTGAGCATGctaaaagagaggaagaaggtgtATGAAACACAATACTCTATGTCCTCCAAGAAGAACATGTCATCCTTAATGAATGAGAATAATGTGCACTTACGCTTGCCACAGAACCAAAGTTAAGAAATCTCTACCCCAGTGAAAACATGCCTGAATACCCATTGTTCCTCTCTCCTCATTTCAACATCAACTCAGCCTTAtgccaactaaatggggtcgactacatggaccCTTGCACTCCAATCAACTCTactcaaggtcatacttgatacaaggcctaagctatgcatgtctttcctcaccacttctcctaaggtcgtTTTAGGTCTATTCCTagttcttttagttccttcaatctaaatcaaatcactcctccatactagagcatccaaaggcctccattgaacatagccatgccacctcaaacgccTTTCTTATAGCATATCATATATCGGAgtactcccaagtcagctctaacatgatcatttcttactttatccttcctagtttggcCACGCATCCATTTTGATATcatcatctccgctacactaaatttatctatatgatgcttctcaACTGCCCAACATTAGGCACCATACaacatagccggtcgtatgactatccaataaaaatttccttttaagttttaaaggataCGCTGATCACACAACATTCCGGGCAAACCTCTCAACTTCatccatcatattttaattctttgtgaaacatcatcctctatatcaccttgtttatatatgattgagcccaaatacctaaaataattaCTTTGCAGAAtctcctctcatcaatttttatcacctcattATCCTAACTAGAGTAACCatagttacacatcatatactccatcttctttctacttatcttaaaaccttttgattccaaggttgacctccataactccaacgtggcattaatccctacttttgtctcatccaccaaaacaatatcatcagcaaaaagcataaaccaaggaacctcatcttgaatctccctggttaaatcatccatgataagcgcaaacaaataagagcttaaagctgatccttgatgtaacccaattgtaattggaaattcactaccttgggcccccacagttcttacacttgtcactgcaccatcatacatatctttaattgtgtccccatatttacttgaaacacttctcgtCTCTAGcacttgccagattaactctctagggactctgtcataagctttttctaggtcaataaagaccatatggagatccttctagCAATCTCTCCTCATTAATGACACCAAAATCAGCCCTCATGATATccttcaaaccttctttaccCCTTCTGAGGCAATCTTATCAAGAAAGCCACAGTTATTGAAAAAAGAATAACCCCAAATACTCCTGTTGCTATCAAATCTCACCTAATCAATTGATTGTGTCCCCATATCACTAAGCATATCCCCCAGTAGGCTTTatttttgtataaatattttCCAGACATAATAAATATAATATTATTCAATGTCCAACTGATTAGATTCATATCTACAGTTATTTATGTACTAGAGTAGGGTTTGTCTGGTGGAAGCAATGTATTTCTAGTTTGAGATTTTAGCACATGCAATTTAACATCATAGTGCCTATTTACCAGAGCGAGCCTATTATGTTCATGGCCCAGAACAAGGCCCATCCTGTTCACATTCTTGGATTCTAGAAAGGGAATCAATCCCGAatagtgtttttgtttttccaagAACACAtaatgagaatgcataccaaacactccCTAAGAAAACACTAATTTTAGTATCCTACTTGACCAATGAACTATTactgttggcagaatcgtgggctagaaaagagagaatgagagaataattgcttgtattaattgataggtaagcccctctatttataatagaggggaaagttacaagagactaaaataggcgatgtgggactaaaacccacatagccgacttacacttaataacataaaaaataaactaaccccaaagggaccagaatacccccacggtattctggattacatattccaacactccccctcaagctggattatacaaagaattaaagaaagaaaatctagcttgaactaaaggaaaaaagaactccataataatataatgctaacactccccctcaagttggcgtatacaaggtactaatgcccaattTGAAccaaatgggaaaaaataagttgtagcaaAATCCAACTTCAAgacgaatgcagctcccaaataaaccttcaagaacttgaaaaaatagatcttcaaaacttgggcagacttgattagtaaaccgggactggaatgtcttccaaaaaaggcaactttcaccaatcttctattgctgtcaagtgatgaatctctgaatgaaatcttgaagataagtaactagggtagcgagcagatgaatcaagcagcggaaaaaatcaacccaactgtagaacctcatataggcaggcaataaccaaacatcttcaatactttaataccaatctcccccttatggcaaactcaacccaataatgaaggatacccaatagcaatggtagaaacactgatcttctatgttttgcaccaagtgttcctgcaagttctgctttctgcaatggctgcaggtatactgtacagaatccccccctcacgtgtagtagtacacgtggacagaaaatggagatgatgtaagaaacagtgcaaaagtataatattccaggattttccaaaaaggtgctaagggtaatggaaagagaagaaatggcaatttagagaataccataaacttctaaggtggttatgggtatatgccaaaggtgtgatatgggaggtggtgaagtgaaaagaagcagtgggataatgaatcaTGGACAAAGCAACACAGTAATCTACAACCTtctttcaatcgatcaaactaattccaaaacgccaatctccaatgatcagatctgaattataaaaaacaGGTCTAATTtgtagaaggagaaggcaccattcttcaaaaacttgatcttcacacaaggaagaatcAGTGTGCAAAAgtccaaactataaactcccacatgctaaatagaattgacgaagatatctggacagcaatggatgtaagaagcttcaacaaaaaacttggatcagatctgaattagtgaataaggctaggatcaagctctcaaagtaagccggatatgaacaaaaagcttcacataactgaataggttcgtagttgcaaccaataaccttggaacacactgttgtaatcccaaataagctgatctccaggttAATAGATTCAAGTCTTTAATAATGAAAGacattcgatctccaatagtaggatactcagtctcaataatagggcagcagcagtccacataaaggcagcagtaacatgtcaaccagccATGCTTatagaagccaatcaataaaacCAGCAATATATGTAGtcaagctcaatagaaccagcaaatataagataatcactcagtagatccaataggtagttgaagcagccagccacataagaacaaggaaaataggttgataattggaaaaatcgagccataagaatgaacctgaattgtttccaaaaataactgatgaatgatgctgaaatatgggttgaatactcctctgatatgtataagactctcctcaaaatatgaaCTTGATAGGAAAACcttaaccctaaaatcgattgttgttagggttttagaaaaccctgaaattgagatcgatttagggaaagggggctgtaattgctgatgtagacatgtaatagatgctgaccaaggttgctagaatggaacctccaaggtgaacaatcaatctccagtaagagtgagacctgatcttcaaaggggagagacACCAAAAAATCGTAGAAGTAGAGCAGGGCAGCATTACAGCACTATACCAGCataaaggaccttcttcaagccttgaactgatgaaggagagttctcttttaatgttagaatcACCTCCAAAGCACTTGAACAGCAGTaaacatccctagcccaaatcgatttttatcaaggttttggaaaaccctaaaaagaagagatcgattggggtaggggtcttcaaaaaaaattggatcggtgcaatattgaggtcgattggtccttgaagtgggagtaatcagccctccaaaaattagcaaaaactgaaaccggAAAGTCAGAGtttttggcaggtaaccaaattagcaggttaaggaatttttgctgtagaaacaaatccagccatcagaaagggcaaacttaggtcgagtagggcttgtagtaatagcgaatcacccccaaaagatcATCTGCATCTGAAGAAGGAAACACCAAAAttgattggagtcagggtttttcaaaaccctgacaagttgagatcgattagggtatggtggctgaaattaattaaagtttggagaaaaaggaaatagggaaTGAGGATACTGGAATAGGGTAAAAAGGGGCTGGAGAAGGGTGcatagggagctccaatggtggaaggtcagccttcaatagtaataggaagtcgatctccaaaaaattctggaaaaccccaaatcgcaaagatgattccagcagtattttactataaaaaaagtagatagaatggaggagggcagcaactaaatcattggtcagggattttacctcattagtgctgcccccttacaaggagaagaagaagaaaaccagagaaagagaagccgagagagagagagatggagtagggttttttttctctttttctaaccgagatcagaccagctctgataccatgttggcagaatcgtgggctagaaaagagagaatgagagaataattgcttgtattaattgataggtaagcccctctatttataatagaggggaaagttacaagaaattaaaataggcaatgtgggactaaatcccacatagccgacttacacttaataacataaaaaataaactaaccccaaagggaccagaatacccccacggtattctggattacatattccaacaattacTACTAAATAATTTGAGTGACAAATAGAAGCCATATCCAAAGCTACTGTGAAACGAATCTCTTTTAAATAAGCAATGAAGGATTCATCAAGTCAGGTTAAATGGGTGAAGAAAACTCACTGTCTAAAACTTGATCTCACTGAAAGTAACCAAAGTATGCAAGTCATTCGATGATAAACAAACCCAAGATGGGAAAGTTACATCCTATATTAGCAATAAGACAATCTTAAGTTTTACTACTGCTTTCACATTAAAATCCTCCCATCCAAATTAAGGATACCTCATAggaagaactaaaaaaaaatggcGAAccaagtgcacgaggctcccgccattgcggggtctggagagggtcataatgtacgcagccttacccccacttcatAGGCAGAACTATTGAGTAAAAAACATCCAGTTACTCGAAGCATATGCTCCAAGTTTCAGCACAATTTTGGAGTGTAAGACATACAGGACTTTGGCATACATATACAAGCAACTAGAGAAACTGGATTCCAGGGAAGTATACATGAAACACCAAAATACAATAGAAATACAATGAACTGCATAATACAATGAAATAAGGTAAGTTAGCAGAAGGCAGATGTTTGGAAGAAATTTTGTATAGAAAAGAACACAGTGTGGTATTGTTTTTATCCTATTTTATCAAAAAAGTaggaaagaataataaaatcaaataaatcatAACAAAATCAGTAGAATTCCTGCAAATGTTTGCATAAGATGGCAATTATTTACGGAAATATCCCGAGTACATATATACTTAATGTACTGAGATAAATTATTCATGGATCAAGATGCAAGCTTGCTTCATCACTAAGTGATTTTTGGTTAATCCAGGATATGTAAGAATATATCAGATCTTCAACAGCCAAACTGCTACATAGCCAAATAATATAATAACAGCAATATTATAAGAGATTGTACAAGTCCACGTGCCAAGAAGatttaagccaaaaaaaattattgaaagatcatcatatgtttttttttaaccacTAATAATCTTCTGAGAGTATGAATTCCCTGGAAGAGAAGGTCAAATTAAGTTAATATTATACATAGAAAACTTTCCACATCAACCCTCTGAACATAACACCTAGCTCCATAATTATGCATCATGGATACTGATGTGTTATTGGTTGATTATCCTTTTGGCCTATCTATTTATTTTTCACATGCACACGGAGAATAAAGATAAGCATAAAGTAATAGAGACAAGTAAAGCCAGAGAAAGCAGACTCACCATTTTCAGTACTTGGAGGAAAACGTGAAACATCAGATATATATGCTACTCTATATTTCTCaccaaaaagaaaacccaaGGAAACATAATCCTCTCCATGCATCACCTGCATTAAAAAATAATCAATTAGACACCAAAGCATGGAGAAAACAACTATTAAACATCAAAATAGAGAAACCAAATTGCAGCAAGTAACTGGCAAAGGAACAAACTGTAGGCCTGAGGCAACAAATGGCTTGTCACAGTCACCCTCAATTATTTTCCACTCAAGCAGCGCAACCTGCCTAATTTCTTGGCCTACTTTAAAGTTTTTTTGGACCATGTATGGGAATTTTACTGCAATGCTGTTTCGACATAATGTACAATGTAAGAATAGAGGATACGATAAATTGAACAAAATCCTGATTAAATTAAGGAAGCATACTTGAAATGGTCAAATATAGGGACTCTGTTACTTTCCAAACCAATAGTACGTCAACAGCATATTAACAGTCTATCAGAGACATCAGATATCTAGACATGACTGCAACTCGAACCAATTAACAAGGAGGGATGCAACCAAGCCTGG
This window encodes:
- the LOC122650265 gene encoding putative hydrolase C777.06c isoform X1 — its product is METDLTDKGSCTESQSKDDRHGSSALIFLGTGCSSMVPSAICLIQPTDSPCSVSTPALTIPPECNPNYRCNTSLLIDYCHSDCEHKYKLIDVGKNFREQVIRWFTCHKIPQVDSIILTHEHADAVLGLDDICSVQSFSPTNDIDPTPVYLTRFSMDSIAVKFPYMVQKNFKVGQEIRQVALLEWKIIEGDCDKPFVASGLQFVPLPVMHGEDYVSLGFLFGEKYRVAYISDVSRFPPSTENAISKFGAGQLDLLILDTNTLSKKVSPSVHFCLPQTLDAVKRICPKRALLIGMTHEFDHHKDNEVLMEWSRREGIPVQLARDDLRIPIELY